GCTAGAGAAGTTACCAGAGATTTTTCTTTCAACTTCTCTATCTCAAGACATAGAACAGGGCTGTCTTAATGCGTTAAGAACAGATGGAATATGGATTTATTCTTACTGTCTATAGTAGACCTGAGAATGGGTGAAAAATAATCTTTTTAATGGTTCTTCAAGAAAAATATTTACATAACACAACAAAATGTTAGAAGCCTCAACACCCGTCTCCAGGAAGAGTAAGTTAGACTGACGAAATACATAGCTTTGAATGAAATGTCCATCGGGATCGTTATTTTTTTATTAAGATTTTCATTCAAAGATTAACTTGCCCCCTAAAAATGCGAATCGCGCCCTACAAGAGCGACCTTTGTAAATTAGACCGCTTGAAACACAGGAATTCTTAACCTCAATATTTGGGAATTAATGGCATGTTTACAACCCCCAAAAATCACAACCTTCCCCCATTAGATAGAGACAATAAGGAAACCGCATTTGTCCTTTGGTTTGAACAAGTTGGAATTGATGATGTCCCCCTAGTGGGCGGCAAAAATGCCTCCTTGGGCGAAATGATTCGCCAACTCACCCCCAAAGGCGTCAACGTCCCCACAGGATTTGCCACCACCGCCTACGCCTTCCGCTACTTCATGGAAAAAGCCGGACTCGAAGCCCGTTTGCGCCGTTTGTTAGAAGATTTAGACGTTGAGAATGTCAACAATTTGCGCGATCGCGGCAGACAAGCGCGGACAATGATCCTAGACACCCCCTTCCCCCCAGAACTAGAACAAGCCATCATTAACGCCTACGTCCAACTATCCGAACGGTATGGCGTCGGGGTGGAAATGTGCGAGATGCTGAGTGGAGATGAACTCAAAGAATGTCTCAGTCGCCATAGCGGGGTAGATGTCGCCGTTCGTTCTAGCGCCACCGCCGAAGACTTACCCGATGCTAGCTTTGCAGGCCAACAAGAAAGCTACCTCAACATTAACGGTATTAACGGCGTCCTCGAAGCCTGTCATATGTGCTTCGCCTCCCTATTTACAGACCGCGCCATCTCCTACCGTACCATCAAAGATTTCAATCATTTCGAGGTCGCCTTATCCGTTGGCGTCCAGAAAATGGTGCGTTCCGACCTCGCCACCTCCGGCGTCATGTTCTCCATCGATACCGAAACTGGCTTTAAAAATGCCGCCTTAGTCACCGCCGCCTATGGCTTAGGCGAAAACGTCGTCCAAGGCGTGGTTAACCCGGATGAGTATATCGTCTTCAAACCCACCCTTAAAGAAGGCTATCGTCCCATCCTAGAGAAACGCCTGGGCAGCAAAGAAATTAAGATGATTTACGATATTGGCGGGAGTCGTCCCACAACCAACGTCCCCGTTCCCAAAGCAGACCAAGGCAAATATGCCCTGAATGACGAAGAAATTCTCAAACTCGCAGAATGGGCCTGCATTATTGAAGACCATTATTCCAACGTTCGGGGAACCTATAGCCCAATGGATATTGAATGGGCAAAAGATGGCACCTCTGGAGACTTATTCGTCGTTCAGGCGCGTCCTGAAACCGTCCATTCCCAGAAAACCAGTAACGTCCTCAAAACCTATAAACTGAAAGGAAAACCGGACTCTCAACCCTTACTCACAGGTCGCGCCGTGGGTGAAATGATTGGTCAGGGTAAGGTGCGAATTATTGTAGACCTCCGCAAATTAGATGAGTTTCAAGAAGGGGAAGTGTTAGTTACCACTCGCACAGACCCCGACTGGGAACCTATTATGAAGAAAGCCAGCGCCGTGATTACCAACCAAGGGGGACGCACCTGTCACGCTGCTATTATTGCGCGAGAATTGGGGCTTCCGGCGATTGTCGGCTGCGATAATGCGACAGAAATTCTCAAAGATGACCAGGAAGTAACGGTCTCTTGTGCGGAAGGGGAAGAAGGGCGCATTTACCCAGGTTTATTACCGTTTGAAGTCGAAGAACTCTACCTAGATGATTTACCCAATACCCGCACCAAGGTATTAATGAATGTAGGCAATCCTAAAGAGGCGTTTCGGCTATCCTTAATTCCCAATGATGGGGTAGGGTTGGCGCGGACTGAGTTTATTATTGCCAATCAGATTAAGGTTCACCCCTTGGCTTTGCTACATTTCGAGACGCTGAAGGATAAGGGCGCGAAGTGGGAAATTAGCCAATTGACAGGCTTATATGAGGAGATGTCTGAGTATTTCGTAGACAAGCTGGCTTCGGGCATTGGGATGCTAGCGGCTGCATTTTACCCCAAGCCGGTGATTGTGCGGATGTCTGACCTTAAGAGTAATGAATACGCCAATTTAATCGGCGGACAGGAGTTTGAACCGGAGGAAGAAAACCCGATGATGGGTTGGCGGGGGGCCTCGCGCTATTATGACCCGAAGTATCGCGAGGCGTTTGGCTTAGAATGCCAGGTGTTTAAGCGGGTTCGCAATGAAATGGGGTTAACCAATGTTATCCCGATGATTCCGTTTTGCCGCACGCCCAATGAGGGGCGAAAGGTATTGGAGGAGATGGCGAAGCATGGGTTAGTGCGCGGCGAGAATGGCTTGCAGGTTTATGTGATGTGCGAGTTACCCAGTAATATTGAGTTAGCCGATCGCTTTAGCGAAATCTTTGACGGTTTCTCGATTGGTTCTAACGATTTAACTCAGCTTACATTAGGTTTAGACCGCGATTCGGCTTTGGTGTCTCATCTATTCGACGAACGCGATGAGGCGGTGAAGCGCAAGTTAGAACGAGTCATCGCAACTGCAAAACAGTTTAATCGCAAAATTGGCATCTGCGGTCAAGCGCCTAGCGATTATCCAGAGTTTGCCCAATTCTTAGTCGAACAAGGTATCGATTCTATCAGTCTCAACCCCGACTCGGTACTGAAAACGCGATTGGCGATCGCCAAAACCGAGTCCGAAATCCTCTAAACTTAACTCGTAGGGTGCATTACTAATGCACCCTACACCTTTTTTAGAATAAATGCGATCGCACCGTTTGATTAGACAACAAGAGCATGTAGGTTTCACTGGAAACTCGATAGCAATATTAACCAAGTTGAGTCCAGCTCTGATTTCATTAAAGCTCGTGACAGCTATTGTGCCATTGCAATCATTAGTTTTTCCACTCTTCACAAGGAACATCAAGCCAATTGCTTAGTTCATGGGCAAGCCATCGAGCTTCAGCTCTCGTCAGAAGTCCTTTTCCAAATGTGTATTCCTTCGACTCCGCTTGAATGACAACCTCGTAAGTCCTTAATAATGGACAGATGAGAATTTGCTCTACAGATTGCGTCGCTCCCCAAGATTCCTGCCATTCAAAAATAAATGATTTGCGAACGAGGAATACTTGTTTGCGATTGATGCGGAGATGAACTCTAGATGATAGACACTTATAAAGTAGTGCCACCAGTAGAAGCGTAATTAGAACAACGACCAAGGTAGTTATAGAGCCGATTTTTGTGTATAAATAAAGACCTTTCCCCGCATAGTCAGCCAAGGCGGGAGTTGAGCGGATCGTGGTGTGAATCCAGCGCGTTCCAATAAAACTAACAACACCAAGAAGCACAACGATAGGCCACCTAAACATTCCTTTTTGGGGTAGTCTCACGTCCAAACATTCAGGGGTCTTGTTTAAGAGGATCTTGCTGTGTTTCGGTTGTTGGATAGTGACTCTCTTTCTTCGAGACCGAGGGTTTTCTAAAACCTGAAGGGCTTCTTTAGCGGAAGCTGGACGCTCGTCAGGACTCGGCTCAATTAGCCACTTTAACCAGTCTACAAAGATTGGAGCGAGCGAGGAGTGTTGAAAATGAAGCCGAAAGCCTTGTTGCTCAAGCTCTGTTGGATGTTGACCCGTTATTAAATAGATTAAGGTTACACCCAAACTGTAGAGGTCGGAAGCAGGCGTTGTATGTCCGCCAAACTGTTCCGGTGGCATGTAGCCATAGGTGCCAACAACAGTGATTGTCGTTCCTTGTTTTGCAGCAAGGTGTTGAACCGAGCCAAAATCTACTAAATAAATCTGACCCATGCTCCCATCGGAGGTGCCTGTCAACAAAATGTTGCTGGGCTTGATGTCGCGATGGATGACAGGGGGAGACTGCTGGTGCAAATAGATCAGAACCTCTAGTAGGGCTTTAGCAAGGTTCTGAACTTCGGCTTGACTAAAGGTTCGTCCTGCCCGCAGATGTGCTTCCAATGACTGTGCATCAATGTAACTCTGGACTAAAGCAACCCCTTTACAACGAGGAAGATTAATATCCAGATAGTCAAGATAGCGCGGAATAGCCGGATGATGGAGCGATTGTAGAGTTTTAGCTTCACGATCAAACAGCTTGAGGTCTTGCCACTGAAAGTCCTTGCCCAACAATAGCAGCTTAATGACAACCTGGACTTGAGATTGCAAATCATACGCCAGAAAGGTTTGTCGCCCGACTTGTTTTCCTAGCGATCGCTCAATTGCATAACGCCCGCCTAGTGGAGATTGGAACAGTTCGCTGAACGCCGAAGTTGTCATTTTACTCATCCTCCTCAGCTACCGCTTGCTGTTCGTACCATTGTGCAAGGCACTGTCCCACAAAAGCTCCAATGACCCCAGCCAGAATAATGGCAGTCCCAAGCGATGAGCCAACTATCATGGATGTAGTGCGAGTTATAGGACCTTCTTTTAGGATGAGAAAATAAAGCACCATACCACCACTTCCTAAGAATATACCCAGTAGTCTAGCCGTCCATCGATATAAGCCAACAGACCTCAGGGGATAGAAGAAATGTGCGGTTATCCGACTCAGCAACACACCATTTACCGATCCCAAGATTAGACCAGCAATTATTCCTACTATTGCTCCGAAAATCGCGCCAATCCCCTGATCGCTGCCAACCCTTGGCATGATACTAATGCCAAACAGAGCACCGCAGAGAAGCCCACTCACAGAACCCAGTGCGATACTCCGAGCAATGATGTTACCGGTGTAATCAAAAGGTGGAGCCTTCTTTGCGTGCTGGACGAGGTTTGCATGGTGCCATTGTTGAAGCTGTTCTAGAGCCTGTAGCGCAGATTGTGCCGAGCTAAAACGACGATCCAATCTTGGCTCAATCATCTGCTGCAACCAGCTTGTAAAGGCAGGTGTAAACTGCACAAAAGCTTCAAAATGCGGACGGAAGTCTTGCTGAGGCAGATCGGCCGGATGCTTT
This sequence is a window from Desertifilum tharense IPPAS B-1220. Protein-coding genes within it:
- the ppsA gene encoding phosphoenolpyruvate synthase encodes the protein MFTTPKNHNLPPLDRDNKETAFVLWFEQVGIDDVPLVGGKNASLGEMIRQLTPKGVNVPTGFATTAYAFRYFMEKAGLEARLRRLLEDLDVENVNNLRDRGRQARTMILDTPFPPELEQAIINAYVQLSERYGVGVEMCEMLSGDELKECLSRHSGVDVAVRSSATAEDLPDASFAGQQESYLNINGINGVLEACHMCFASLFTDRAISYRTIKDFNHFEVALSVGVQKMVRSDLATSGVMFSIDTETGFKNAALVTAAYGLGENVVQGVVNPDEYIVFKPTLKEGYRPILEKRLGSKEIKMIYDIGGSRPTTNVPVPKADQGKYALNDEEILKLAEWACIIEDHYSNVRGTYSPMDIEWAKDGTSGDLFVVQARPETVHSQKTSNVLKTYKLKGKPDSQPLLTGRAVGEMIGQGKVRIIVDLRKLDEFQEGEVLVTTRTDPDWEPIMKKASAVITNQGGRTCHAAIIARELGLPAIVGCDNATEILKDDQEVTVSCAEGEEGRIYPGLLPFEVEELYLDDLPNTRTKVLMNVGNPKEAFRLSLIPNDGVGLARTEFIIANQIKVHPLALLHFETLKDKGAKWEISQLTGLYEEMSEYFVDKLASGIGMLAAAFYPKPVIVRMSDLKSNEYANLIGGQEFEPEEENPMMGWRGASRYYDPKYREAFGLECQVFKRVRNEMGLTNVIPMIPFCRTPNEGRKVLEEMAKHGLVRGENGLQVYVMCELPSNIELADRFSEIFDGFSIGSNDLTQLTLGLDRDSALVSHLFDERDEAVKRKLERVIATAKQFNRKIGICGQAPSDYPEFAQFLVEQGIDSISLNPDSVLKTRLAIAKTESEIL
- a CDS encoding serine/threonine-protein kinase, coding for MTTSAFSELFQSPLGGRYAIERSLGKQVGRQTFLAYDLQSQVQVVIKLLLLGKDFQWQDLKLFDREAKTLQSLHHPAIPRYLDYLDINLPRCKGVALVQSYIDAQSLEAHLRAGRTFSQAEVQNLAKALLEVLIYLHQQSPPVIHRDIKPSNILLTGTSDGSMGQIYLVDFGSVQHLAAKQGTTITVVGTYGYMPPEQFGGHTTPASDLYSLGVTLIYLITGQHPTELEQQGFRLHFQHSSLAPIFVDWLKWLIEPSPDERPASAKEALQVLENPRSRRKRVTIQQPKHSKILLNKTPECLDVRLPQKGMFRWPIVVLLGVVSFIGTRWIHTTIRSTPALADYAGKGLYLYTKIGSITTLVVVLITLLLVALLYKCLSSRVHLRINRKQVFLVRKSFIFEWQESWGATQSVEQILICPLLRTYEVVIQAESKEYTFGKGLLTRAEARWLAHELSNWLDVPCEEWKN
- a CDS encoding serine/threonine-protein kinase gives rise to the protein MVDEAPKAVPENLLHARYQIQQQLANHAGRETLLATDLKTAKPVVIKLLTFDRSFEWDDLKLFEREANTLKTLSHPCIPSHLDFLEIESPDAKQLALVQTYILGRSLEDYLQAGRTFTEPEIKELLKSLLQILVYLHERQPPVVHRDIKPSNILLGDRSGNSIGQVNLVDFGSVQTLAIQEGRTVTVVGTYGYMPPEQFGGRTVPASDLYSVGATAIALATGKHPADLPQQDFRPHFEAFVQFTPAFTSWLQQMIEPRLDRRFSSAQSALQALEQLQQWHHANLVQHAKKAPPFDYTGNIIARSIALGSVSGLLCGALFGISIMPRVGSDQGIGAIFGAIVGIIAGLILGSVNGVLLSRITAHFFYPLRSVGLYRWTARLLGIFLGSGGMVLYFLILKEGPITRTTSMIVGSSLGTAIILAGVIGAFVGQCLAQWYEQQAVAEEDE